The window TTGTGCGTAAttgtgaaaataaaaacatgtaaaGATTGAAATTATGGTGTGGATGTGATGTGGAGTCTAGGAGAAACATATAGTTAGCCAAAACTCCGTATATCTCAAATGAGTATGTAGCATTAGAAATTTTGTTTGTATATCGATCGCATGAACTATTTACGAATACAAATGGGAATAAGAGAAATAAGATGGAATATGTTCGGTCATGTACGAGTATGAGATGTAAGAAATTTGGCATGTGCCAAATAATTTGCCTATGGAGGATATGGAGCGGGGTCAAGGAAATGAGTTAAAAGTAACACATTAGCTCAAATATATAAGTGTACTCAAGCCTTAACCCTGGATGCACAACTCATAACGTAAAAGAGAATTGAGTTTATGCCTTTCTCCTCTCTTAAAGTCGTCGCCTTCCTTCATCCTCTCTATATCTCACTCGTTCATTATTATTTCGTAGATCTTCGTGTCTTTTTCTGTGTGCGTGATTTATCTGTACACTTAAAAGAGTAGTCTTCTAATGTGGATTCGAGAATAATCAAACAATAGAGGCCAAAATAAAGAAGGACCTTTCTTAGTTTAACTAGCGTTCTGGGAGAATTTAGTCCTGAAGGTGAGAAAGATCTTCATCTCAAAAgggaattaaataaagaatTTCTTAATTTCCTCATTAACTTTGGTGTAGCTTATACGTGACCGATAATACACAATCAAAGTTCATTCTTCCATTGCAACTAATATCAACAGACCTCTCACTATAAGAGGTGATCTAAGAATCCGTCCTTGTATTCGAATTATATCTATAACAATCCCTTCCTCTTAACAATtcaaagttttattttaatgagagaatttctctctctattaaATTTTGCAAAAGAAAAATCTCACTTTTTTGgaagaaattgaaaaaagaatcttttagggaaaaaaaataagaaaatgatattattttttgggaaaagaTAGAAGAGACGAAGATATGTTATTTTAATAGTAAACTATGATAGAAAAGAAGTAATGAAACGAAGAGATGATGAGATTATCTTTGAAatgagttaaaaaaaaaaaaaaaagtcaaatgtCATAATGACCTGTCAATAATCATATTGGCTTTTATGTTaaaaatgatggataatgtgcggaaatatccctaacattttcaatcaggagtaattttatccataactctaaaatgatacaattttacctctaatttgGGTagttaagatcaattttatctttaatattgtcaaatttggtcaatttaagaaataattcatcaaactgtcttttcggtcatgaatctttgtcattttattaTTCATTAGTAACCGATTATAACTAGAcgtgaaaatttaaaaaatatattgtcttttgtatgagttggataaaaaaaaattcaaaatatttcaccgaatttataaatattattctccaattctactattaaatcacataaaatatgaaatctttttttaaaaacaaactgatatgcaatttgtgcagaataaggaacaaaatatttatgttttataataatgtctggaATTGATCCAACTTACTACTGTTATGGATAAAGTTGTTATTGACTGtcaatattagaggtaaaattgaatcattttagacgttagggtaaaattgctcattgctattaatattaaagatatttttacatattatcCCTAAAAATTATAAGGTTTAAAGACTTTTATTTTGCCAGTAATCATACTTAAAGCTCGGTAATCATATTTAtcctattttattttgtttctgcTACTTTTTATTTCCGAGAAAAGCCCTATCCAAAATATTGGGTAATACAGAAGCCCAGCGCTCAATAAAGCCCATCTGAACCCTTAACTTTCAGAACTCCGGCGATGTTGAACTGGAAACTCAAACCCCTTCTGTAGGGTTTAATCGAACACCAGTCTGAGTGTAACATTCCACCACAATGGCCACTGCTCTATCAAGACATGCCAATCAATTCCGCAAGGCACATCGTTTTGTTTGTCCTCGCTTTCTTGGCCATTATAGATCCTTTGTGTCGCCGTCACAACCACCACCATCATCTACTTCGGTGTTCGAGAATCAAAAGCTTCCATTTCTTCGATCGGTTTGTTTTCATATCCTTTTTTCCTTTCTTAATGCTATTTTAATCCGGTTTCGgttttttctttctcagttCCAAAATGATTGATaattttcttcttttaaattcGTTTAATTAGGTTATACCTGTAGGTGTAGGAGTTCCGTCGCTGCCAGTACACCAGAGATTCTTTTGCAGTGCAAGCCCTGCTACTAGCTCCGGAACTTCATCAAAATCTGAAGAAACCAAATCCGATGGAAATGATAAGTCTGGCGATTCGCAGCAGGGAAATGATACTGGAAAATCTGTACGCGGCGGGgtacttttcttcttctttctgaaCTTCTGTTTGTTTCCTCTCTCTTTTCCCTTAAGAAAGAACTCTTGATCATGGAATCAGATGTTGGATTCGTTATAAGTTGCTTGAGTTGCGTGTTTGCGATTGCAGCCTGTTTCCTGGTTGAGTTTTCTTCTGTTGATGGTAACTGGTGCGGGAATAATCCTTTACTATGACAAGGAGAAGAAACGGCATATTGAAGGTAGAGTTCTAATGGTGAGTTGAACATTTGTAGAAGCTGTTCATATATTATCTGCCTAATCAATGCGGAAATTGGAATGCATTTTTTTATGTTGAGGTCaatgtttgtttttttaagcAGAGTTTAGGGATCATTTTAGAAGTATATCTTGTGCGattgctgttttttttttttttttttttgtcaatttgCGACTTAAAACGAGTAACACCTGCAAAGCCCAAAtttgtgtcttttttttttttttaatgcaaTTTAGCTCAGTATTTTTGTCTTTCATTCACGATCTACTTTGTTTCATGAGGTGAAGTGACTTTACAGATAAACTGGTCTCACGGTATTATGACCTCTGTGTTGCATCCACCTTTACAAGACTCTAATTACTGTCTTATATCTCATGATAACTGATGGTGTTGACAGAAAATCGAATCAACTGCCTTTTTAGCTGCTTGTACTACCATATCTAGCGAATGTATTAATGCAATTTCATTGAATAGATAGTCATGGAACAAAATCTCCATTTAAAGTTGCTGCATGCATgtcacttttttgttttttttttttttgttatcttttttCATGTCTTGATAAGCTCTTATTGTTACAGAAATAAACAAAGCTTCTGAGGCTGTTAAAGAAGGACCTGCTGTTGGGAAAGCAGCCATTGGCGGTCCATTTAATCTTATCAACCATGAAGGGAAGAATGTGACGGAGAAAgattttttgggaaaatggACCTTGATATATTTTGGTTTCACTCACTGCCCAGACATTTGTCCAGATGAGCTGGTGAAGCTAGCTGCAGCAGTTGATAAGATTAGTGAgtttttttatgtttgtgaatGATGCCTCATGGCACTGTTATTTATGGTATATAATCACCAAATGAAATATTACAAATATGGATTTTGTGACAGAAAAAAGTATGATTCCATGACTAAAACTAATGATTTCGGCTTTAGCCTTCTGATTCTGGGAGAGCTGACACTGATGGCAGTAGTAGTGAATTCACTTTTATCATGTCGTCTAGAGGTACTTAGAACTACAAACAAGAGCCTTATCAGTTACTAAAAAATATGTTCAGGAGTTATGGCATAAGCCAAGATGAACACTTCCTCATATCATAAACTTGTGATGGTCATAAGGATCTGAAAATAAGTTGGGTTTAATTGTCTTGTCAAGTCCAATATGATCTTAGCTATTAGTGAACTATTAgcaattttccttttttaaccCTTTTGCATCGTAGTATGGTCTAAAACAATTTCATTTTGCAGCTTGAATCGGATGGAAATTTTAGCATCTTGTGGTTGCAAAAAgctatatttatattattttctttcttgtatttgtttGCTTGTAGAGGAAAAGGCAGGGTTTGAAATTGTGCCTATATTCATCTCTGTTGATCCTGAGAGAGATACTGTGGAGCAAGTGCGTGAATATGTCAAAGGTGCTTCTTAGCATATCTCTTGGTTTACACTTATCTATTTCCATGCTCTGCTTGTAATCCAGTTGTTGACCTGACATTTGTGATTATATCCTTTGTTTAGAGTTTCATCCAAAATTAGTTGGGTTAACTGGCAACCCAGAAGAAATAAAGAAAGCTGCTCGTGCATATCGGGTCTATTATATGAAAACAGCAGAGGAAGATTCAGATTATCTGGTTGATCACTCCATAGTCATGTATGTATCTGTTGGTATTcataaaatttatcattttcttttccttGATAAGTTAAGAGGTAATACTTGCAACAATGGTCTTCTATACATGTCTGCATTCTAGTGGCTTTGAATTTGCACTTGTTTATGCAGAGAACTTACTAGCTGCTTGACTTTTAACTGAAtaatttctatatatttattttctcATTAACGCCTGTATTGTAGTCTGTGTCTATTGGCACTACCTTTAGTACCTGCGTATGGTGGTATTGCTGCAATCACAAGCACATCTAATAAATCTAACACGATGAAATTGAATGCTAGCGCAGCCAAATCAGTGTCCACCACCTGCACTGCACCTCATTATCATTAGCAGAATCATCTTTGGAggaataatttttatttccataaaattttaaatttatacaaGTGACATATAGAAAATCCAAGCAAATTACTAATGACTGTTAAAACAAGGACAAATAAAGCCATTAGGTGTGTGAATTGTAAAGAAAAACTGAGAATGGATGCAAAAAAACGGTATTCAGTTCTAGTATATGATGCTCTCGGTCTTAGTTTCTTGGGCAGGCAAATAAGAGTTTTTCTGATGTAGAATTGCTTTTTCAATCTTCCTAGTTCAATTTACGCTGTATATGTTAGTAATTTTGAGGCTGCAATACAGTAGTAATTCCATATGTTATGATCTGATCTAACTATGATTATTGTATGGTTGAATAGGTACCTGATGGATCCAAACATGGATTTTCTGAAATTCTTCGGGAAGAACAATGATGTTGATTCACTTACAGAGGGTATTATTAAAGAGATAAAGCAGTACAAATCTAAGAAGTAAAATTACATGCTCAGTTTATACTCAAAACTCCAAGGTGTCTCATGATGATTTCAATTTTGATTAAAAGTTTTCTGAAATGTTTTGTTACATTGGGTAGCTGATTATCGAACTATTTGTGATTGTTGCTGTATTCATTTTATCCcacaataatgaaaataatatgcTCAGAAATTCATGCTGGAAATTTCTGATGTCTAAATTATATGTGTTGAATTCAATCGTAAAAAACTTATGAATTACTAAGGGTTAAGAAGAACAAAAGATAATTTGAGCGGATACATTGTAGTGAGATTAATTGCATTCAGAAGTCTTTAGGGTTCTTTACATAGAAGTCATGTATAGTAATAATATTTACTATTTAATCAATAATGATAAACTGATCCTTAATCAAAACTTATTCTACAAATGTCAAACGgttactatatatttttttgattatatatatatatatatatatatatatagatacatatatttttttttttttttgagaaaatggttaCTGAGTTTCTAATTCATATGGTATATGTAGTTTACTAGTATTTCTTATGTCTATATATCAAACTGCGAAATGCTTAATGCCAAAATGtaatcctttaaaaaaaaaaaaaaagccaaaATGTAGCCAATTAAATTAAACTGTCTGTTATCACttttaaatgatttgtacaaaaacattaattaataatttattttagattttaagATATAAACTTTAGATTTGAAAAATGAACTGGatactctaaaaaaaaaaacctaatctaagaaCCATAGAATTTAGAATATAAACTTAGATCCTAATGGGATGTTTGTgagaagggatataggaggtgggataaggataaaaaacacgagataagttatcttgtgtttgtttgtgagatagaagagtgagacggatgaggGACAAGCCTcctatccctcaaatcctatacctaGGAGGgagtggtataaggaggtgagataagcttctgcgattttaatatgatggaaaagtccatcttatcctccaaattaatgttatgtagtttaaataaggttaaaatagtaaaatgtattattttatcgtcatccctatcccacgtaccaaacattaaataataattctcgactatcatatttttatccttatcccaaccatttatccttatccctatctcaacctttatccttatccctatcccaatagaataccaaacgtccGGTAAAATTTTAACCTCAAACCTTAAAAAATAAACCCTATACCCTAAAAGgcgaatatcataattaaatataaaactaCAGCTAAATcagattatcaaacttaattttgaatatgttattatttttcatatataataaataaagtatgattttacattctaatttaaaaattctaaactccaattcataaatcctaaaccctAGACAATATATCCTAGACccataatttataaactccaattcttaaagtagattaaaagtaatgattttattgatttgatacaatagaaaattataacttgatatAACTGTAGATAGTTTTTCAGAtttgaatttatatataaattttcctATCCTAAATTATAAACCCTATACCATAATTTATGATTCCTAAATTGTGAAAAATAAACCATATAACCTAAAAAAAAATCTGAAACTATCATTTATATGATCCGGAggttataaaatataaattcgtACATGAAAATGAAATCAACTCTAAATTTCAGATGAATAAGTATGAATTTGAATAAGTTAAATAAAgtatgaaaaaaaaagataaagtatggattttaatatatatatatatatatatatatatatatatatatatatatagaggagagatcaggtgtgacacattctTTACGGTGTGACAatgcttattgtgtgacaacagTGGCTTTTTAGTAATTGTGTAAAAAACGgaggggtatttttgtaattttacgcGCGTagtataaatagtttttaagtCAGGGGTATAGTTGTAATCTCCTTTGTTTGTCTTGTTTCTTTCTTCTCCGGTTCTTCTCCGATCTTTCTCTGGGTTTTTTCCGATTGCTGTATCATTTCCGATCGTtcttttgtggattttttcgaTCGATTACTTTGTTCCGGCTCTCATTTTGTGTTTCTTAGAAGATATCGGTGAGTATCTCTATGTTTTTGTTTTCGTTTTCATCGTATTTCTGTCTGTTGTTTTTTCATTTCCGTTCGTTTTTTTGTTGAATGTTTTGTGCCACTTTTGTCTCTCATTTCCTGTAACTTTTACTTTATCTGTAGGTTTCGCTCTGCTTTTGTGTATTTTTGAATATATCGGTGAGTTTCTTTGTATTTTCTTTGTtcattttagattttgttttatgCATGTTGTTAgtatttttgtttagtttt is drawn from Euphorbia lathyris chromosome 9, ddEupLath1.1, whole genome shotgun sequence and contains these coding sequences:
- the LOC136207479 gene encoding protein SCO1 homolog 1, mitochondrial → MATALSRHANQFRKAHRFVCPRFLGHYRSFVSPSQPPPSSTSVFENQKLPFLRSVIPVGVGVPSLPVHQRFFCSASPATSSGTSSKSEETKSDGNDKSGDSQQGNDTGKSVRGGPVSWLSFLLLMVTGAGIILYYDKEKKRHIEEINKASEAVKEGPAVGKAAIGGPFNLINHEGKNVTEKDFLGKWTLIYFGFTHCPDICPDELVKLAAAVDKIKEKAGFEIVPIFISVDPERDTVEQVREYVKEFHPKLVGLTGNPEEIKKAARAYRVYYMKTAEEDSDYLVDHSIVMYLMDPNMDFLKFFGKNNDVDSLTEGIIKEIKQYKSKK